A genomic region of Pseudomonas sp. RSB 5.4 contains the following coding sequences:
- the cysN gene encoding sulfate adenylyltransferase subunit CysN, translated as MSHQSDLISEDILAYLGQHERKELLRFLTCGNVDDGKSTLIGRLLHDSKMIYEDHLEAITRDSKKVGTTGDDIDLALLVDGLQAEREQGITIDVAYRYFSTAKRKFIIADTPGHEQYTRNMATGASTCDLAIILVDARYGVQTQTRRHSFIASLLGIKHIVVAINKMDLKDFDEGVFESIKADYLKFAEGLKMKPTSMHFVPMSALKGDNVVNKSERSPWYKGQSLMEILETVEVAGDRNFTDLRFPVQYVNRPNLNFRGFAGTLASGIVHKGDEVVVLPSGKSSRVKSIVTFEGELEQAGPGQAVTLTMEDEIDISRGDLLVHADNVPPVTDSFEAMLVWMAEEPMLPGKKYDIKRATSYVPGSIASIVNKVDVNTLEEGPASALQLNEIGKVKIALDAPIALEGYDSNRTTGAFIVIDRLTNGTVGAGMIIAQPVAHGTASHHGKLAHVATEERAQRFGQQPATVLFSGLSGAGKSTLAYAVERKLFDMGRAVFVLDGQNLRHDLNKGLPQDRAGRTENWRRAAHVARQFNEAGLLTLAAFVAPSAEGREQAKDLIGKERLLTVYVQASPAVCAERDPQGLYAAGGDNIPGESFPYDVPLNADLVIDTQSLSLEESVKQVLDLLRQRGAI; from the coding sequence ATCTACGAAGATCACCTGGAAGCCATCACCCGCGATTCGAAGAAAGTCGGCACCACCGGTGACGACATCGACCTGGCATTGCTGGTCGACGGCCTGCAGGCCGAGCGTGAACAGGGCATCACCATCGATGTCGCCTACCGCTATTTCTCCACCGCCAAGCGCAAATTCATCATCGCCGACACCCCAGGCCATGAGCAGTACACGCGCAACATGGCCACCGGTGCGTCCACCTGTGACCTGGCGATCATCCTGGTCGACGCCCGTTACGGCGTGCAGACCCAGACCCGTCGCCACAGCTTCATCGCCTCGTTGCTCGGCATCAAGCACATCGTCGTCGCCATCAACAAGATGGACCTGAAGGACTTCGATGAAGGCGTGTTCGAGTCGATCAAGGCCGACTACCTGAAGTTCGCCGAAGGCTTGAAGATGAAGCCGACCAGCATGCACTTCGTGCCGATGTCTGCCCTCAAGGGTGACAACGTGGTGAACAAGTCCGAGCGCTCGCCTTGGTACAAAGGCCAGTCGCTGATGGAAATCCTCGAGACCGTGGAAGTGGCGGGCGACCGCAACTTCACCGATCTGCGTTTCCCGGTGCAGTACGTCAACCGTCCGAACCTGAACTTCCGCGGTTTCGCTGGCACCCTCGCCAGTGGCATCGTGCACAAGGGCGACGAAGTGGTGGTTCTGCCGTCGGGCAAGAGCAGTCGCGTCAAATCCATCGTCACCTTCGAAGGTGAGCTGGAGCAGGCCGGCCCGGGTCAAGCGGTGACGCTGACTATGGAAGACGAAATCGACATCTCCCGCGGCGACCTGCTGGTGCATGCCGACAACGTGCCGCCGGTCACCGACAGCTTCGAAGCGATGCTGGTGTGGATGGCTGAAGAGCCGATGCTGCCGGGCAAAAAATACGACATCAAACGTGCGACCAGTTATGTGCCGGGCTCGATCGCCAGCATCGTCAACAAGGTCGACGTGAACACCCTCGAAGAAGGCCCGGCGAGCGCGTTGCAGCTCAACGAAATCGGCAAGGTGAAGATCGCGCTCGACGCGCCGATCGCCCTCGAGGGTTACGACAGCAACCGCACCACTGGCGCGTTCATCGTCATCGATCGTCTGACCAACGGCACCGTCGGCGCCGGCATGATCATCGCTCAGCCAGTGGCTCACGGGACTGCCTCGCACCACGGCAAACTGGCTCACGTTGCCACTGAGGAACGTGCCCAGCGCTTCGGCCAGCAGCCGGCTACCGTGTTGTTCAGCGGTCTGTCGGGCGCGGGCAAGAGCACGCTGGCCTATGCGGTCGAGCGCAAGCTGTTCGACATGGGCCGTGCGGTGTTTGTGCTGGATGGTCAGAATCTGCGTCACGACCTGAACAAGGGGCTGCCGCAGGATCGTGCTGGCCGCACCGAGAACTGGCGGCGTGCCGCGCATGTGGCGCGTCAGTTCAACGAGGCCGGTCTGTTGACCCTGGCGGCGTTTGTTGCGCCGAGTGCTGAAGGTCGCGAACAGGCCAAGGATCTGATCGGTAAGGAGCGTCTGCTGACGGTTTATGTGCAGGCTTCGCCGGCGGTGTGTGCCGAGCGTGATCCGCAGGGCTTGTATGCTGCGGGTGGCGATAATATTCCGGGTGAGTCGTTCCCGTATGACGTGCCGCTGAATGCTGATCTGGTGATCGACACGCAGTCGTTGTCGTTGGAAGAAAGCGTTAAGCAAGTGCTGGATCTGCTGCGTCAGCGTGGAGCGATTTAA
- a CDS encoding acyltransferase, which yields MLDFLPAPIRGVIAALLLALNTILLCSFLFCVALIKVLPFDLARRASLWLMSHTHEAWISNNKAWMNLVRRTRWHISGLQGLDYQHSYLITSNHQSWVDILVLQYVLNRRIQPLKFFLKQELIWVPVIGLAWWALGFPFMKRYSKAYLEKHPEKKGKDLETTRKTCAKFRNNPVGIFNFVEGTRFTEGKHAQQQSPFKYLLKPKAGGIAFVLDAMGEQLESIVNVTIHYPGGRPGFWDLLCGNVRDVVVHFEELKIPPAFIGKNYDQDGEYRLQFQGWINQLWQDKDALLEQMHREFADKR from the coding sequence ATGCTGGACTTCCTGCCCGCCCCGATTCGCGGCGTAATCGCCGCGCTGCTGTTGGCGCTCAATACGATTCTGCTGTGCTCGTTCCTGTTCTGCGTGGCGCTGATCAAAGTGCTGCCCTTCGACCTCGCCCGCCGCGCCTCACTGTGGCTGATGAGCCACACCCACGAAGCGTGGATCAGCAACAACAAAGCCTGGATGAACCTGGTGCGCCGCACGCGCTGGCACATCAGCGGCCTGCAAGGTCTGGACTACCAACACTCGTACCTGATCACCAGCAACCACCAGAGCTGGGTCGACATCCTGGTGCTGCAATACGTGCTCAACCGCCGGATCCAGCCGCTGAAGTTCTTCCTCAAGCAGGAGCTGATCTGGGTCCCGGTGATCGGTCTGGCGTGGTGGGCGCTGGGCTTCCCGTTCATGAAGCGCTACTCCAAGGCCTACCTGGAGAAGCACCCGGAAAAGAAAGGCAAAGACCTCGAAACCACGCGCAAGACCTGCGCGAAATTCCGCAACAACCCGGTGGGGATTTTCAACTTCGTCGAAGGCACCCGCTTCACCGAAGGCAAACATGCGCAACAGCAGTCACCGTTCAAATACCTGCTCAAACCCAAGGCCGGCGGCATCGCGTTTGTGCTCGATGCCATGGGCGAACAGTTGGAATCGATCGTCAACGTAACCATTCACTACCCGGGCGGGCGCCCGGGTTTCTGGGATCTGCTGTGCGGCAACGTGCGCGACGTGGTGGTGCACTTTGAAGAACTGAAAATCCCCCCGGCATTCATCGGCAAGAACTACGACCAGGACGGCGAATATCGCCTGCAATTCCAGGGCTGGATCAACCAGCTGTGGCAGGACAAGGATGCGCTGCTGGAACAGATGCACCGCGAATTCGCAGACAAACGTTAA
- the pta gene encoding phosphate acetyltransferase, which produces MQTFFIAPTDFGVGLTSISLGLVRTLERAGLKVGFFKPIAQPHPGDTGPERSTELVARTHGLKPPQPLGLAHVERMLGDGQLDELLEEIIALYQQAAIGKDVLVVEGMVPTRSASYAARVNLHLAKSLDAEVILVSAPENEVLAELSGRVELQAQLFGGPKDPKVLGVILNKVKTDESMDAFATRLKEHSPLLRSGDFRLLGCIPFQPELNAPRTRDVADLMGAQVLNAGDYETRRMTKIIICARTMRNTVELLKPGVLVVTPGDRDDIILAVSLAALNGVPLAGLLLTSDTLPDPRIMDLCRGALQAGLPVLSVSTGSYDTANLLNGLNKEIPIDDRERAEIITDFVASHLDAKWLHQRCGTPREMRLSPAVFRYQLIQRAQSANKRIVLPEGSEPLTVQAAAICQERGIARCVLLAKPEDVEAVARAQGIELPPGLEILDPDLIRERYIEPMVALRKSKSLNAPMAEQQLEDTVVIGTMMLALNEVDGLVSGVINTTANTIRPALQLIKTAPGCTLVSSVFFMLFPEEVLVYGDCVMNPHPSATELAEIALQSADSAAAFGITPRVAMISYSSGESASGEEVEKVREATLLAHEQQHSLLIDGPLQYDAAANADVARQLAPNSQVAGRATVFVFPDLNTGNTTHKAVQRSADCVSLGPMLQGLRKPVNDLPRGAQVDDIVYTIALTAIQAANRPMDV; this is translated from the coding sequence ATGCAAACTTTTTTTATCGCACCCACCGATTTTGGCGTGGGTCTGACCTCCATCAGCCTCGGGCTGGTGCGTACCCTGGAGCGGGCCGGTCTGAAAGTCGGCTTCTTCAAACCGATTGCCCAGCCGCATCCGGGCGATACCGGCCCTGAGCGTTCCACCGAACTGGTGGCGCGCACCCACGGCCTGAAACCGCCGCAGCCACTGGGCCTGGCCCACGTCGAGCGGATGCTCGGCGACGGCCAGCTCGATGAGTTGCTCGAAGAAATCATCGCCCTTTATCAGCAAGCCGCCATCGGTAAAGACGTGCTGGTGGTCGAAGGCATGGTGCCTACTCGCAGCGCCAGTTACGCCGCGCGGGTCAACCTGCACCTGGCCAAGAGCCTGGATGCCGAGGTGATTCTGGTCTCGGCGCCGGAAAACGAAGTGCTCGCCGAACTCTCCGGCCGCGTCGAATTGCAGGCGCAACTGTTCGGCGGCCCGAAAGACCCGAAAGTCCTCGGCGTGATCCTCAACAAGGTCAAGACCGATGAAAGCATGGACGCCTTCGCCACACGTCTGAAGGAGCATTCGCCGCTGTTGCGCAGCGGTGATTTCCGCCTGCTCGGCTGCATTCCGTTCCAGCCGGAACTCAATGCGCCGCGCACTCGTGACGTCGCCGACCTGATGGGCGCGCAGGTGCTCAACGCCGGCGATTACGAAACCCGGCGCATGACCAAAATCATCATCTGCGCCCGTACCATGCGCAACACCGTGGAGCTGCTCAAACCCGGCGTGCTGGTGGTGACCCCGGGTGACCGCGACGACATCATTCTTGCGGTCAGCCTCGCGGCGTTGAACGGCGTACCGCTGGCCGGCCTGTTGCTGACCAGCGATACCCTGCCCGATCCGCGCATCATGGACTTGTGCCGTGGCGCGTTGCAGGCCGGTCTGCCGGTGTTGTCGGTGAGCACCGGCTCCTACGACACCGCCAACCTGCTCAATGGCCTGAACAAGGAAATCCCCATTGATGACCGCGAGCGCGCGGAGATCATCACCGACTTCGTCGCCAGCCACCTCGACGCCAAGTGGCTGCATCAGCGCTGCGGCACCCCGCGGGAAATGCGCCTGTCACCCGCGGTATTCCGCTATCAACTGATTCAACGGGCGCAGTCGGCGAACAAACGTATCGTCCTGCCTGAAGGCAGCGAGCCGCTCACCGTGCAAGCGGCAGCAATCTGCCAGGAGCGCGGCATCGCCCGTTGTGTCTTGCTGGCCAAACCCGAGGACGTCGAGGCGGTGGCCCGCGCGCAAGGTATCGAGTTGCCGCCGGGGCTGGAGATTCTCGATCCGGATTTGATCCGCGAGCGCTACATCGAGCCGATGGTCGCCCTGCGCAAAAGCAAAAGCCTCAACGCGCCGATGGCCGAACAGCAACTGGAAGACACCGTGGTGATCGGCACCATGATGCTCGCGCTGAATGAGGTCGACGGTCTGGTCTCGGGCGTGATCAACACCACCGCCAACACCATCCGCCCGGCCCTGCAACTGATCAAGACCGCACCGGGCTGCACGCTGGTGTCGTCGGTGTTCTTCATGCTGTTCCCCGAAGAAGTGCTGGTCTACGGCGACTGCGTGATGAACCCGCACCCGAGCGCAACAGAACTGGCCGAGATCGCTCTGCAAAGCGCCGACTCGGCTGCCGCATTCGGCATCACCCCGCGCGTGGCGATGATCAGTTACTCCAGCGGCGAATCGGCCAGCGGCGAAGAAGTCGAGAAAGTCCGCGAAGCCACCTTGCTCGCCCACGAGCAACAGCACTCGCTGCTGATCGACGGCCCGCTGCAATACGACGCTGCTGCCAACGCAGACGTCGCCCGGCAACTGGCACCGAACAGCCAGGTGGCCGGTCGCGCCACGGTGTTCGTCTTCCCCGACCTGAACACCGGCAACACCACCCACAAAGCCGTGCAGCGCAGCGCCGACTGCGTCAGCCTCGGCCCGATGCTGCAAGGCCTGCGCAAACCGGTGAACGACCTGCCGCGCGGCGCGCAGGTCGACGACATCGTCTACACCATCGCCCTGACCGCGATTCAAGCCGCCAACCGACCTATGGATGTGTAA
- a CDS encoding DUF3565 domain-containing protein, with protein METALLAAISMGRDLLHKNIERPSLAKQSRESEHNPDKRDSTLTGFHQDEDGHWVAELSCGHTQHLRHQPPWQSRAWVLDPAQRIEKIGQPFACGWCAQGSVSDNLGD; from the coding sequence ATGGAGACAGCCTTATTGGCGGCGATCAGCATGGGGCGAGACCTTTTGCATAAGAATATAGAAAGGCCAAGTTTAGCGAAGCAATCGCGCGAAAGCGAACACAACCCGGACAAACGGGATTCGACGCTCACCGGCTTCCATCAGGATGAAGACGGTCACTGGGTGGCCGAGCTTTCCTGTGGCCACACCCAGCACCTGCGTCACCAGCCGCCGTGGCAATCGCGGGCCTGGGTTCTTGATCCGGCGCAACGTATTGAAAAAATAGGCCAACCCTTTGCCTGCGGTTGGTGCGCACAAGGCTCGGTTAGCGATAACCTTGGCGACTGA
- a CDS encoding peptidylprolyl isomerase — translation MLIAANKAVSIDYTLTNDAGEVIDSSAGGAPLVYLQGAGNIIPGLEKALEGKAVGDELEVSVEPEDAYGEYAAELVSTLSRSMFEGVDELEVGMQFHASAPDGQMQIVTIRDLDGDDVTVDGNHPLAGQRLNFKVKVVAVRDASQEEVAHGHVHGEGGHHH, via the coding sequence ATGCTGATCGCCGCCAATAAGGCTGTCTCCATCGACTATACCCTGACCAACGACGCTGGTGAGGTCATCGACAGCTCCGCCGGCGGCGCTCCGCTGGTCTACCTGCAAGGCGCAGGCAACATCATCCCGGGCCTGGAAAAAGCTCTGGAAGGCAAAGCTGTCGGTGACGAGCTGGAAGTTTCCGTTGAGCCGGAAGACGCTTACGGCGAATACGCCGCTGAACTGGTCAGCACCCTGAGCCGCAGCATGTTCGAAGGCGTTGACGAGCTGGAAGTCGGCATGCAGTTCCACGCTTCGGCGCCGGACGGCCAGATGCAGATCGTGACCATCCGTGACCTGGACGGCGACGACGTCACCGTCGACGGTAACCACCCACTCGCCGGTCAGCGCCTGAACTTCAAAGTGAAGGTCGTTGCCGTTCGTGATGCCAGCCAGGAAGAAGTCGCTCATGGCCACGTCCATGGCGAAGGTGGCCATCACCACTGA
- a CDS encoding glutathione peroxidase, translating to MSAFHDLKLTALDGQELPLAPFKGRVVLVVNVASKCGLTPQYAALENLYQQFKDKGFSVLGLPCNQFAGQEPGTEQQIQEFCSLNYGVTFPLSSKLEVNGHDRHQLYRLLAGEGAEFPGDITWNFEKFLLGKDGRVLARFSPRTPPDDPTIVHAIEKALG from the coding sequence ATGAGTGCTTTTCACGACCTTAAGTTGACAGCCCTGGATGGTCAGGAGCTACCGCTGGCGCCTTTCAAGGGCCGAGTCGTGCTGGTGGTCAACGTCGCCTCCAAATGCGGCTTGACCCCACAGTACGCGGCACTGGAAAACCTCTATCAGCAATTCAAAGACAAAGGCTTCAGTGTGCTGGGCCTGCCGTGCAATCAGTTTGCCGGTCAGGAGCCAGGTACCGAACAGCAAATCCAGGAGTTCTGCAGCCTGAACTATGGTGTGACGTTTCCGTTGTCGAGCAAGCTTGAAGTCAACGGCCATGATCGTCATCAGCTGTACCGCTTGCTGGCGGGCGAGGGCGCAGAGTTTCCGGGGGATATCACCTGGAACTTCGAGAAATTCCTGCTCGGCAAGGATGGCCGGGTATTGGCGCGATTCTCGCCGCGCACGCCGCCGGATGATCCGACCATTGTCCACGCGATTGAAAAAGCGCTGGGCTGA
- a CDS encoding NADH:flavin oxidoreductase, producing the protein MPVQALFKPFHLGALELPTRVVMAPMTRSFSPGGVPNSKVIEYYRRRAAAGVGLIITEGTTVGHKASNGYPNVPQFFGEAPLAGWKKVVDAVHAEGGKIVPQLWHVGSVRRIGTEPDASVPAYGPTEKLKDGQVVVHGMTKQDIQEVIGAFAQAAKDAQSIGMDGVEIHGAHGYLIDQFFWEGSNQRTDEYGGSLANRSRFAIELIQAVRAAVGEGFPIIFRFSQWKQQDYTARLVQTPEALGEFLKPLADAGVDIFHCSTRRFWEPEFDGSELNLAGWTRKLTGKPTITVGSVGLDGEFLQFMVNTDKVAQPASLEKLLERLNNDEFDLVAVGRALLVDPDWALKVREGREQDILPFSREALMTLV; encoded by the coding sequence ATGCCGGTTCAAGCCCTGTTCAAACCGTTCCACCTCGGTGCCCTCGAACTGCCGACCCGTGTGGTCATGGCGCCGATGACCCGCTCGTTTTCCCCAGGTGGCGTACCCAATTCCAAAGTGATCGAGTACTACCGTCGCCGCGCTGCGGCCGGTGTTGGTCTGATCATCACCGAAGGCACCACCGTCGGTCACAAGGCTTCCAACGGTTACCCGAACGTGCCGCAGTTCTTCGGCGAAGCGCCACTGGCGGGCTGGAAGAAGGTGGTTGATGCGGTACACGCAGAGGGCGGCAAGATCGTTCCGCAACTGTGGCACGTCGGCAGCGTGCGCCGCATCGGCACCGAGCCGGACGCCAGCGTCCCGGCTTACGGCCCGACGGAAAAACTCAAGGATGGCCAGGTCGTGGTGCACGGCATGACCAAACAGGACATTCAGGAGGTGATCGGTGCTTTCGCCCAAGCGGCGAAGGATGCGCAAAGCATCGGCATGGACGGCGTGGAAATCCACGGCGCCCACGGCTATCTGATCGACCAGTTCTTCTGGGAAGGCAGCAACCAGCGTACCGATGAATACGGCGGCAGCCTGGCCAACCGTTCGCGGTTCGCCATCGAGTTGATTCAAGCGGTGCGTGCGGCAGTCGGTGAAGGCTTCCCGATCATCTTCCGTTTTTCGCAGTGGAAGCAGCAGGATTACACCGCGCGTCTGGTGCAGACCCCGGAGGCGCTGGGCGAATTCCTCAAGCCGTTGGCCGACGCCGGGGTGGACATTTTCCACTGCTCGACGCGGCGTTTCTGGGAGCCTGAATTTGATGGTTCCGAGCTGAACCTGGCGGGCTGGACGCGCAAGCTGACCGGCAAACCGACCATCACCGTGGGCAGCGTCGGTCTGGACGGCGAGTTCCTGCAGTTCATGGTCAACACCGATAAAGTCGCGCAACCGGCGAGCCTGGAGAAACTGCTGGAGCGTCTGAACAACGACGAGTTCGATCTGGTGGCGGTGGGCCGTGCGCTGCTGGTAGATCCGGACTGGGCGCTGAAAGTCCGTGAAGGGCGTGAGCAGGACATTCTGCCGTTCAGCCGTGAGGCGTTGATGACCCTGGTTTAA
- a CDS encoding glycosyltransferase family 1 protein, with product MASADTEVMTTALHITLISETFPPEINGVANTLGRLCDGLRARGHQVELVRPRQAGDPQRVEDDALLLCRGWPLPGYPGLQWGQSSMHKLLRRWKRQRPDVLYIATEGPLGLSALRAARRLGISVVSGFHTNFQQYTNQYGLSLLTRLLTHYLRWFHNRSAMTLVPSVSQRLELERRHFDRLALLSRGVDSQLFHPAKRLNGLREQWGLSEQDIAVVHVGRLAPEKNLGLLKRCFDTLCSTYPQRNLKLIVVGDGPQRLALEKDIPQAIFCGSQRGEALAAHYASGDIFLFPSMTETFGNVVLEALASGLGVVAYDQAAAAQHIRHGYNGVLAMPGDEEAFCDAAAWLLEEDERLRCVRLNARQHASRQGWAAIIEQFEKHLRGACVREQVLPNAQTLP from the coding sequence ATGGCCTCAGCCGACACTGAGGTCATGACGACAGCTCTGCATATCACCCTGATCAGCGAAACCTTCCCACCGGAAATCAACGGGGTGGCCAATACCCTTGGCCGCTTGTGCGATGGCTTGCGCGCGCGTGGACATCAGGTGGAGCTGGTGCGACCGCGTCAGGCGGGCGATCCGCAGCGCGTCGAGGACGATGCCTTGCTGTTGTGTCGGGGCTGGCCGTTGCCGGGTTATCCCGGACTGCAATGGGGTCAGTCGTCGATGCACAAGCTGCTGCGGCGCTGGAAACGTCAGCGCCCGGACGTTTTGTACATCGCCACCGAAGGCCCACTCGGTTTGTCGGCGTTGCGCGCGGCGCGACGTCTGGGGATCTCGGTGGTCAGCGGCTTTCACACCAATTTTCAGCAATACACCAACCAATACGGGCTGAGTTTGCTGACGCGCTTGCTCACGCATTATCTGCGCTGGTTTCATAACCGCTCGGCAATGACCCTGGTGCCCAGTGTCAGTCAGCGCCTGGAACTGGAGCGTCGGCATTTCGATCGCCTCGCCCTGCTGTCCCGTGGCGTGGACAGCCAGTTGTTTCATCCGGCCAAGCGGTTGAACGGCTTGCGTGAACAATGGGGTTTGTCCGAGCAGGACATCGCGGTGGTTCACGTCGGACGTCTGGCCCCGGAGAAAAACCTCGGCCTGCTCAAGCGCTGCTTCGACACCCTGTGCAGCACTTATCCACAGCGCAATCTGAAGCTGATCGTGGTCGGCGACGGACCGCAACGTCTGGCGCTGGAAAAGGACATTCCGCAAGCGATCTTCTGTGGTTCACAACGAGGCGAAGCTTTGGCAGCGCACTATGCGTCCGGCGATATCTTTCTGTTTCCGAGCATGACCGAAACCTTCGGCAACGTGGTGCTTGAAGCACTGGCGTCCGGTCTGGGGGTGGTGGCTTACGATCAGGCTGCGGCGGCGCAGCACATCCGTCACGGCTACAACGGCGTGTTGGCGATGCCCGGTGATGAGGAAGCGTTTTGCGATGCGGCGGCGTGGTTATTGGAAGAGGACGAGCGCTTGCGCTGTGTGCGTCTGAATGCGCGGCAGCATGCCAGTCGCCAGGGGTGGGCGGCGATCATCGAGCAGTTTGAAAAGCATTTGCGTGGGGCGTGTGTGCGGGAGCAGGTGTTGCCGAATGCGCAGACATTGCCTTAG
- the cysZ gene encoding sulfate transporter CysZ — protein sequence MPAPVLSGPQYLREGLKLVLSPGLRLFVLLPLAINLVLFVGLIYLAGHQFSLWVDSLMPSLPDWLSFLSYILWPLFVVLVALMVFFTFTMLANVIAAPFNGFLAEKVEVVVRGTDDFPAFSWGELIAMIPRTLAREMRKLGYFLPRAIGLFILSFIPVVNIVAAPLWLLFGVWMMAIQYIDYPADNHKLGWNEMLAWLRQKRWQSMSFGGIVYLALLIPVVNILMMPAAVAGATLFWVRERGAENLVTQR from the coding sequence ATGCCCGCACCTGTTCTGTCCGGCCCGCAATACCTGCGCGAAGGCCTCAAACTGGTTCTCAGCCCCGGCCTGCGCCTGTTCGTGTTGCTGCCACTGGCAATCAACCTGGTGCTGTTCGTCGGATTGATCTATCTGGCCGGCCATCAGTTCAGCCTGTGGGTCGACAGCCTGATGCCATCGCTGCCCGACTGGTTGAGTTTCCTCAGCTACATCCTCTGGCCGCTGTTCGTGGTGCTGGTGGCGTTGATGGTGTTCTTCACCTTCACCATGCTCGCCAACGTGATCGCCGCGCCGTTCAACGGCTTCCTCGCGGAAAAAGTCGAAGTGGTGGTGCGCGGCACCGATGATTTCCCGGCCTTCAGCTGGGGCGAGCTGATCGCTATGATCCCGCGTACCCTCGCCCGGGAAATGCGCAAACTCGGCTACTTCCTGCCCCGGGCGATCGGCCTGTTCATCCTCTCGTTCATCCCGGTGGTGAACATCGTCGCCGCACCGCTGTGGCTGCTGTTCGGCGTGTGGATGATGGCGATCCAGTACATCGACTACCCGGCGGACAACCACAAACTGGGCTGGAACGAAATGCTCGCCTGGCTGCGCCAGAAGCGCTGGCAGAGCATGAGTTTTGGCGGGATCGTCTATCTGGCGCTGCTGATTCCAGTGGTCAACATCCTGATGATGCCGGCCGCTGTGGCCGGGGCAACATTGTTCTGGGTGCGTGAACGGGGTGCGGAGAACCTCGTCACGCAGCGATAG
- the trxB gene encoding thioredoxin-disulfide reductase has translation MSEVRHSRVIILGSGPAGYSAAVYAARANLKPLLITGMQAGGQLTTTTEVDNWPGDVHGLTGPALMERMREHAERFETEIVFDHINAVDFAAKPYTLTGDSATYTCDALIIATGASARYLGLPSEEAFMGKGVSACATCDGFFYRNKPVAVVGGGNTAVEEALYLANIASTVTLIHRRETFRAEKILIDKLNARVAEGKIILKLNANLDEVLGDNMGVTGARLKNNDGSFDEIKVDGVFIAIGHTPNTSLFEGQLTLKDGYLVVQGGRDGNATATSVEGIFAAGDVADHVYRQAITSAGAGCMAALDTERYLDGLQNASF, from the coding sequence ATGTCTGAAGTCCGTCATTCGCGAGTGATTATTCTCGGTTCCGGCCCTGCCGGTTACAGCGCTGCGGTCTACGCCGCCCGTGCCAACCTCAAGCCACTGCTGATCACCGGCATGCAGGCTGGCGGTCAATTGACCACCACCACCGAAGTCGACAACTGGCCAGGCGACGTTCACGGCCTGACCGGTCCGGCGCTGATGGAGCGGATGCGCGAGCACGCCGAGCGCTTTGAAACCGAGATCGTTTTCGATCACATCAACGCCGTGGACTTCGCTGCCAAGCCATACACCCTGACCGGCGACAGCGCGACTTACACCTGCGACGCCCTGATCATCGCCACCGGCGCCAGCGCTCGTTACCTGGGCCTGCCGTCGGAAGAAGCGTTCATGGGCAAAGGCGTTTCGGCCTGCGCGACCTGCGACGGTTTCTTCTACCGCAACAAGCCAGTGGCTGTGGTCGGCGGTGGCAACACCGCTGTTGAGGAAGCACTGTACCTGGCCAATATCGCCAGCACCGTGACCCTGATCCACCGTCGCGAAACCTTCCGCGCCGAAAAGATCCTGATCGACAAGCTCAACGCCCGTGTGGCCGAAGGCAAGATCATCCTCAAGTTGAACGCCAACCTCGACGAAGTGCTGGGCGACAACATGGGCGTGACCGGTGCGCGTCTGAAGAACAACGACGGCAGCTTCGACGAAATCAAGGTCGACGGCGTATTCATCGCGATCGGCCACACTCCGAACACTTCGCTGTTCGAAGGCCAGTTGACCCTGAAAGACGGTTACCTGGTGGTGCAGGGCGGCCGTGACGGCAACGCGACTGCAACCAGCGTCGAAGGCATCTTCGCTGCCGGTGACGTGGCCGACCACGTTTACCGTCAGGCCATCACCTCGGCCGGCGCCGGCTGCATGGCGGCACTGGACACCGAGCGTTACCTGGACGGTCTGCAGAACGCTTCGTTCTAA
- a CDS encoding HopJ type III effector protein, whose product MSDLNTLRASLKSGEHAFADTLAFIAAGYDYQPQAFNNGGVENAAGQNEGSCKTLGLALLEGLSDEEALLAFGEHYRSVVATPEGSDHGNIRALIKHGLAGVKFETQPLTRR is encoded by the coding sequence ATGAGTGATCTGAACACCCTGCGCGCCAGCCTCAAAAGCGGCGAGCACGCTTTCGCCGACACCCTGGCTTTCATCGCCGCCGGTTACGACTATCAGCCTCAGGCGTTCAACAACGGTGGCGTGGAAAACGCCGCCGGGCAGAACGAAGGCTCGTGCAAGACCCTGGGCCTGGCACTGCTGGAAGGCCTGAGCGATGAAGAAGCGCTGCTGGCGTTCGGTGAACATTACCGTTCGGTGGTGGCGACGCCTGAGGGCAGCGACCACGGCAATATCCGTGCGCTGATCAAGCACGGTCTGGCGGGTGTGAAGTTCGAAACGCAGCCCCTGACCCGCCGCTGA